In Sphingobium sp. B2D3C, a genomic segment contains:
- a CDS encoding DMT family transporter, producing MIEGSAAAVLTGLLLALFSALASAAAHALLKSGENKLAVLAWIRCVEFVLALPFVLWIGLPPAGLWPWLLAAVVVHAIYQLVLSWSYSVSDFNAAYPIARGFVPVFTALLGMALLGDRLDGFVLTGIAVVSAGILVLASGRSISPAGFAAAAIAGLLTTCYTLVDAKGVRAAPDSLTFIAWFFLLGSFPMPAALVVRHGRNALFLMIRDKVAGLRAGVMAVVAFAPALFALGLAPVGAVAAVRESSIVFGLVLGAWMLKERLGWRRLTGGLLVMAGTLAVIAGTAFR from the coding sequence ATGATCGAAGGGAGCGCTGCGGCGGTTCTGACCGGCCTCCTGCTCGCATTGTTTTCGGCGCTCGCCTCGGCGGCAGCGCATGCGCTGCTCAAATCGGGCGAGAACAAGCTGGCGGTGCTAGCCTGGATTCGCTGCGTCGAATTCGTGCTCGCCCTGCCATTCGTGCTGTGGATCGGCCTGCCGCCCGCTGGGCTCTGGCCCTGGCTGCTCGCGGCCGTCGTGGTTCATGCCATCTATCAACTCGTCCTCTCCTGGTCCTATTCGGTCAGCGATTTCAATGCCGCCTATCCCATTGCCCGCGGCTTCGTGCCGGTGTTCACCGCCTTGCTCGGCATGGCGCTGCTGGGGGACCGGCTCGACGGTTTCGTCCTGACCGGGATCGCGGTCGTGAGCGCCGGCATATTGGTGCTGGCGAGCGGCCGCTCCATTTCACCAGCCGGCTTTGCCGCCGCTGCCATCGCCGGGCTGCTGACCACCTGCTACACGCTGGTCGATGCCAAGGGCGTGCGAGCTGCCCCGGATTCGCTGACCTTCATTGCCTGGTTCTTCCTGCTCGGGTCATTCCCCATGCCGGCCGCGCTGGTGGTGCGCCACGGTCGCAACGCCTTGTTCCTCATGATCCGCGACAAGGTCGCCGGGCTTCGGGCGGGGGTGATGGCCGTGGTTGCGTTTGCCCCGGCGCTGTTCGCGCTTGGTCTGGCGCCAGTCGGCGCGGTGGCGGCGGTGCGCGAATCGAGCATCGTCTTCGGGCTTGTGCTCGGCGCTTGGATGCTCAAGGAGAGGCTCGGCTGGCGCCGCCTGACGGGCGGTCTGCTGGTGATGGCGGGCACGCTCGCGGTGATTGCCGGCACGGCGTTCAGATAA
- a CDS encoding ShlB/FhaC/HecB family hemolysin secretion/activation protein, which yields MTMTTRSLLLAAIALAGTSAHAQQTVDPGRVDERLRGQPAMPSVSPAELPQAPTSEAAPESTAPLRLSLIRFEGATAVPLDVLNALAQPYLNRDITLADLFRLAEAVTTEYRRRGFVLSRAVVAPQRIENGVATINIVEGFIGDVRVEGDPGGYRPLLEGYFAPVRAERPTSGDDLARALLLARDLKGASVRAVLTPSSDEGAADLSLLVARQPIEAFVAVDNRGSRWLGPVQLFGGLVFNDLAQLGGRLALTAVAAPDESGELAFVSGAYDQPLGGSGLRMSGFASFARTKPGDELRVLAVKGKSFSWGLALQYPLVRSRQTNVLGRFSWQSRESSSRNRLIDPVFDDRIRTVTAELLGNHADRLGGQTTLRASVTQGLDVFDATRLGDPAKSRGTASAMFTRLNGEVTRVQPLYRGLHLLLGATGQWSAESLLASEEFGLGGAQYGRAYDPSEITGDKGIAGKVELFYTIAARGMGTVEPYVYYEGGRVWQNDLLPGERPRAGLRSYGAGLRAGIADRFSLSMEYAKPVRRAVSAEGNRDGRIFVSLSAAY from the coding sequence ATGACCATGACGACTCGTAGCTTATTGCTGGCCGCCATTGCGCTGGCGGGCACATCCGCGCACGCGCAGCAGACTGTCGATCCCGGGCGGGTCGATGAGCGTTTGCGCGGGCAGCCGGCCATGCCCTCGGTCTCGCCGGCGGAACTCCCGCAGGCGCCCACATCGGAGGCTGCGCCGGAGAGCACGGCGCCGCTCCGCCTCTCCCTCATCCGGTTCGAGGGAGCGACCGCGGTGCCGCTCGACGTTCTGAACGCTCTGGCCCAACCCTATCTCAACCGCGACATCACCTTGGCCGACCTTTTCCGGCTCGCCGAAGCGGTGACGACGGAATATCGGCGCCGGGGTTTCGTGCTGTCCCGCGCGGTGGTCGCGCCGCAGCGTATCGAAAACGGCGTTGCGACGATCAACATTGTCGAGGGCTTCATCGGTGACGTGCGCGTCGAGGGCGATCCCGGCGGCTATCGCCCGCTCCTCGAAGGCTATTTCGCGCCGGTGCGGGCCGAGCGGCCGACCTCGGGCGATGATCTCGCACGTGCGCTGCTGCTCGCACGCGACCTCAAAGGCGCCAGCGTGCGGGCCGTGCTGACCCCGTCGAGCGACGAAGGGGCCGCCGACCTCTCTCTTCTCGTCGCGCGCCAACCGATTGAGGCCTTCGTCGCGGTGGATAATCGCGGATCGCGCTGGCTCGGGCCGGTGCAACTCTTCGGAGGGCTGGTCTTCAACGATCTCGCGCAGCTGGGCGGACGCCTCGCACTCACCGCGGTGGCCGCGCCCGACGAAAGCGGTGAACTGGCCTTCGTGTCCGGCGCCTATGATCAGCCGCTCGGCGGTTCCGGGCTGCGGATGAGCGGCTTTGCCAGCTTTGCGCGCACCAAGCCGGGCGACGAGCTGCGAGTGCTGGCCGTGAAGGGCAAGAGCTTCAGCTGGGGCCTTGCTCTCCAATACCCCTTGGTGCGCAGCCGGCAGACCAACGTTCTCGGGCGGTTCTCCTGGCAATCGCGGGAGAGCAGTTCCCGCAATCGCCTGATCGATCCGGTTTTCGATGACCGCATTCGGACCGTCACCGCCGAATTGCTGGGCAATCATGCCGACCGGCTGGGCGGCCAGACGACGCTGCGCGCCTCCGTGACGCAGGGGCTCGACGTTTTCGATGCGACAAGGCTGGGCGACCCCGCGAAATCACGGGGTACCGCATCGGCGATGTTCACCCGTCTCAATGGCGAAGTCACGCGGGTGCAGCCCCTCTATCGCGGCCTGCATCTTCTGCTCGGCGCCACAGGTCAGTGGTCGGCCGAAAGCTTGCTGGCCTCCGAGGAGTTCGGCTTGGGCGGCGCCCAATATGGCCGTGCCTATGATCCCTCCGAAATCACCGGGGACAAGGGCATCGCCGGCAAGGTGGAGCTTTTCTACACCATCGCCGCGCGCGGCATGGGGACGGTCGAACCCTATGTCTATTATGAAGGCGGCCGTGTCTGGCAGAACGATCTGCTGCCAGGCGAGCGCCCGCGCGCCGGATTGCGATCCTATGGCGCCGGCCTGCGGGCTGGCATTGCCGACCGTTTCAGCCTCTCGATGGAATACGCCAAGCCCGTCCGCCGCGCCGTCAGCGCAGAGGGCAACCGGGATGGCCGCATCTTCGTGTCCCTGAGCGCCGCTTACTGA
- the ssb gene encoding single-stranded DNA-binding protein: MAGSVNKVILVGNLGADPEVKSFSNGGRICNLRIATSENWTDRASGERRERTEWHSVVIRSDGLIGIAEKYLRKGKKIYLEGSLQTRKWQDQNGQDRYSTEIVLSGPGAVMTMLDGGQGGGGGGGQGGGGGSRNDSWGGGNDDFGGGRSSSGGSGARSSSSAFDDGLDDDEIPF; the protein is encoded by the coding sequence ATGGCAGGCAGCGTCAACAAGGTCATTCTGGTCGGCAATCTCGGTGCCGATCCTGAAGTGAAGAGCTTCAGCAATGGCGGACGCATCTGCAATCTGCGCATCGCGACGTCGGAAAACTGGACCGATCGCGCCTCCGGTGAGCGCCGTGAGCGGACTGAATGGCACAGCGTCGTGATCCGCTCGGATGGCCTGATCGGCATTGCCGAAAAATATCTGCGCAAGGGCAAGAAGATCTATCTCGAAGGCTCGCTGCAGACCCGCAAATGGCAGGACCAGAACGGGCAGGACCGCTATTCCACCGAGATCGTGCTCTCCGGCCCCGGCGCTGTGATGACGATGCTCGATGGCGGCCAGGGCGGCGGCGGTGGCGGCGGTCAGGGCGGTGGTGGCGGCAGCCGCAACGATAGCTGGGGCGGCGGTAATGACGACTTCGGCGGTGGTCGCTCCTCGTCTGGCGGCAGTGGCGCGCGCTCGAGCAGCAGCGCGTTCGACGACGGGCTGGACGACGACGAAATTCCGTTCTGA
- the feoB gene encoding ferrous iron transporter B — MDDRFTIALVGNPNAGKSALFNALTGAHQKVGNYPGVTVERKLGRLVLPDGRTADLVDLPGTYSLDAKSPDEQVTRNVVFGHQEGERRPDLLVIVVDAANLDNHLRFALELIALGSPCVLALNMVDLATRDGLELDATQLATDLGVPVIPTVAVRRRGLDDLKAAMVAAVPAHAPAPAVLATHAARDADDLRREARRIAQRAIVAETPTRRITAQIDRIVLHPLLGPLILLALLFVIFQAVFAWSEAPIAMIEEAFASLQAAMEAILPEGFVRDLIVQGVINGVGSVVVFLPQILILFFFILMLEATGYMTRAAFLMDGLMARVGLSGRAFIPLLSSFACAIPGIMATRTISDPKDRLTTILIAPLMTCSARLPVYTLIIAAFIPSTTVWGGVGLQGLVLFALYVSGIIGAVIVAMLLRMGVIKGPGGSFLMELPKYQMPMLRDVIIGLWQRAWIFLRRAGTIIFGTTIVLWLLLSFPKPPAGSSASLVEYSAAGRIASVIEPVLRPVGFNHEIALALIPAMAAREVAVSALATANAIEASEDEDETARTLGERLQGRWSLPTALAFLAWFVFAPQCLSTIAVARRETNGWRWPLFMTAYLFGLAWLAAGATYWTAVAFGL; from the coding sequence ATGGATGATCGCTTCACCATCGCGCTGGTCGGCAATCCCAATGCCGGCAAGAGCGCGCTCTTCAATGCGCTGACCGGCGCGCACCAGAAGGTCGGCAATTATCCGGGCGTCACCGTTGAGCGCAAGCTCGGAAGGCTGGTGCTGCCGGATGGGCGGACAGCCGATCTCGTCGATCTTCCCGGCACCTATAGTCTCGATGCGAAGAGCCCGGACGAGCAGGTGACCCGCAACGTCGTGTTCGGCCATCAGGAAGGCGAACGGCGGCCGGACCTCCTCGTCATCGTCGTCGATGCCGCCAATCTCGACAATCACCTGCGCTTCGCGCTGGAATTGATCGCGCTCGGCTCGCCCTGCGTTCTGGCGCTGAACATGGTCGATCTGGCGACCCGCGACGGGCTCGAACTGGATGCGACGCAGCTTGCGACCGACCTCGGCGTACCGGTCATCCCGACCGTCGCCGTGCGCCGGCGCGGGCTGGATGATCTGAAGGCGGCCATGGTGGCGGCAGTGCCGGCCCATGCCCCCGCGCCCGCCGTCCTCGCAACGCACGCAGCGCGGGACGCCGATGATCTGCGTCGCGAAGCGCGCCGAATCGCCCAGCGTGCCATCGTCGCCGAAACGCCGACCCGCCGGATCACGGCACAGATCGACCGGATCGTGCTCCACCCGCTCCTGGGTCCGCTCATCCTGCTGGCGCTGCTGTTCGTTATCTTCCAGGCCGTATTCGCCTGGTCCGAGGCGCCGATCGCAATGATCGAGGAAGCGTTCGCCTCTCTGCAGGCAGCGATGGAAGCGATCCTGCCCGAAGGTTTCGTGCGCGATCTCATCGTGCAGGGCGTCATCAACGGCGTGGGGTCAGTGGTGGTCTTCCTGCCGCAGATCCTCATTCTCTTCTTCTTCATCCTGATGCTGGAGGCGACGGGCTACATGACCCGCGCCGCCTTCCTGATGGATGGTCTGATGGCGCGGGTCGGCCTGTCCGGTCGCGCGTTCATTCCGCTGCTCTCCAGCTTTGCCTGCGCCATTCCCGGCATCATGGCCACACGGACCATCTCGGACCCCAAGGATCGCCTCACGACCATCCTCATTGCGCCGCTGATGACCTGCTCGGCGCGCCTGCCGGTCTATACGCTGATCATCGCCGCCTTCATTCCCTCGACCACGGTCTGGGGCGGGGTTGGCCTGCAGGGTCTGGTGCTGTTTGCGCTTTATGTCTCCGGCATCATCGGCGCGGTCATCGTCGCGATGCTGCTGCGTATGGGTGTCATCAAGGGGCCCGGCGGCAGCTTCCTGATGGAGTTGCCGAAATATCAGATGCCGATGCTGCGCGACGTCATCATCGGCCTGTGGCAGCGTGCGTGGATCTTCCTGCGCCGCGCCGGCACGATCATCTTCGGCACCACCATTGTCCTGTGGCTGCTGCTCTCCTTCCCCAAGCCGCCGGCGGGCAGTTCGGCCAGCCTGGTCGAGTATAGCGCGGCGGGGCGCATCGCGAGCGTGATCGAGCCGGTGCTGCGGCCGGTGGGGTTCAACCATGAAATCGCACTGGCGCTGATCCCGGCCATGGCAGCGCGTGAGGTCGCCGTGTCGGCGCTCGCGACGGCCAACGCCATCGAAGCGAGCGAGGATGAGGACGAGACCGCCCGCACACTTGGCGAACGCCTGCAGGGGCGCTGGTCGCTGCCGACGGCGCTGGCCTTCCTCGCCTGGTTCGTGTTCGCTCCGCAATGCCTGTCGACCATCGCGGTTGCCCGGCGGGAGACCAATGGCTGGCGCTGGCCGCTTTTCATGACGGCCTATCTGTTCGGGCTGGCCTGGCTGGCCGCGGGCGCGACCTATTGGACGGCGGTCGCCTTCGGCCTTTAA
- a CDS encoding COQ9 family protein, whose product MTLAPSTAAPQTAGLLADETLDDLRLRLAPLIAANAAFDGWSDAALAVAADTAGVDRDVAALAFSGGALTMIDAWFASVDQAMLDALPAERLAAMKIRERITALVEARLAVLAPNREALRRAQAVLAMPLNLPRATRLGWRAADAMWRAAGDRAVDYNHYSKRTTLAGVYAATLLVFVNDESADYADTRAFLARRIEGIMRFEKAKGRLTGQTDQHFSMARFLGRLRYRGR is encoded by the coding sequence ATGACCCTCGCGCCCTCCACCGCCGCGCCGCAGACTGCCGGTCTGCTGGCTGATGAGACCCTGGACGACCTGCGACTGCGGCTCGCGCCGTTGATCGCGGCCAATGCCGCCTTCGATGGCTGGTCCGATGCGGCTCTCGCGGTCGCAGCCGACACAGCTGGTGTGGATCGGGACGTGGCGGCGCTGGCTTTCTCCGGCGGCGCTCTGACCATGATCGATGCGTGGTTCGCCAGCGTCGATCAGGCCATGCTCGATGCCCTGCCGGCGGAGCGTCTGGCTGCGATGAAAATTCGTGAGCGGATCACGGCACTGGTCGAAGCCCGGCTTGCGGTGCTGGCGCCCAATCGCGAGGCGCTGCGCCGCGCTCAGGCCGTGCTGGCGATGCCGCTCAACCTGCCGCGGGCGACCCGGCTGGGCTGGCGCGCTGCCGATGCGATGTGGCGTGCCGCTGGCGACCGCGCGGTGGACTATAATCATTATTCCAAGCGCACCACGCTGGCGGGAGTCTATGCCGCGACCCTGCTCGTCTTCGTCAATGACGAGAGCGCAGATTATGCCGACACCCGTGCCTTTCTGGCGCGGCGGATCGAAGGGATCATGCGGTTCGAGAAAGCCAAGGGCCGGCTGACTGGGCAGACCGACCAGCATTTCAGCATGGCGCGCTTCCTGGGCCGGCTGCGCTACCGGGGGCGCTAA
- a CDS encoding FeoA family protein codes for MRLTSLEPNRPAYVDSVDWNAISEMDGRRLRELGLHEGASVELLHRAGFTGRGAHACRIGRMIVAMRAAHADAIHVRTAADAGEAAA; via the coding sequence TTGCGCCTGACCTCCCTAGAACCCAATCGCCCCGCCTATGTCGACAGTGTCGACTGGAACGCCATATCCGAGATGGACGGTCGCCGCTTGCGTGAGCTCGGCCTGCATGAGGGCGCCAGCGTCGAACTGCTCCATCGCGCCGGATTCACAGGTCGCGGGGCTCATGCCTGCCGCATCGGGCGCATGATCGTCGCCATGCGGGCGGCGCATGCCGATGCCATCCACGTCCGTACTGCGGCTGATGCGGGTGAGGCAGCGGCGTGA
- the ribH gene encoding 6,7-dimethyl-8-ribityllumazine synthase → MAKFLIVEARFYDHLNDMLIAGARAALEAAGHLVDVLTVPGALEIPAAVSLAAESGRYEGFVAIGVVIRGETYHFEIVSNESARGLMALTMDGIPIGNGILTVENEAQALERADPARKNKGGEAAVAAMRMLEIAEEYR, encoded by the coding sequence ATGGCCAAGTTTCTGATCGTCGAAGCACGCTTCTATGACCACCTCAATGATATGCTCATCGCCGGCGCGCGGGCGGCGCTGGAGGCGGCGGGCCATCTGGTCGACGTACTCACCGTGCCCGGCGCGCTGGAGATTCCGGCTGCCGTGTCGCTGGCCGCGGAGAGCGGGCGCTATGAGGGTTTCGTCGCCATCGGCGTCGTAATCCGTGGCGAAACCTATCATTTCGAGATCGTCTCCAACGAGAGCGCGCGTGGACTGATGGCGCTCACCATGGATGGCATCCCGATCGGCAATGGCATTCTGACCGTGGAAAACGAGGCGCAGGCGCTCGAACGCGCCGATCCGGCCCGCAAGAACAAGGGTGGCGAGGCCGCCGTTGCTGCGATGCGCATGCTGGAGATCGCCGAAGAGTATCGCTGA